A segment of the Mogibacterium diversum genome:
TTTGCATCTGAGGTGCTGCAGTTAGGTGTGAAGATGATATATCTTGAAACTCACAGGCTGGTAGATGGGCAGTACGTAATTACAAACGAGTACTTCAAAGCTGAAGAGGGTAGCCTTATAAAGCAAGAACTTCCAGATGGAATACTTGAAGAAATGACAACAGGGGGAAACGTTCCTCTGTTTTCTATCGTTATGCCAAATATCGAGAACAATATATCTCCAGGCTCTCCACTAGGAATTTCCGTATTTGCGAATGCACTAGACAACCTTGAAGGAGTAGACCTTGCATACAACAATTTCAACAAGGACTTCAAGCTTGGAGGCAAAAAGGTATTCATGAATAGCCGTATTGTTCGTAGAAATGAAAGAGGAGAGACCATTACTCCTGATGATGTAGCGCAGCAGCTATTTGTGGAAACAGGTGATGACCTGATAGATGATGACGGCACAAAGAAGTTTATTCAGGAACACAATCCATCTCTCAGAGTATCAGAGAACGTAGAAGGGGTTCAGGCTCAACTAGATTTACTATCGTTTAAATGTGGACTGGGGACAAAGTTCTATCACTTCAATAGTGGTACAGGATCTGTTCAGGTAACCGCTACAGAATATCTTGGTGGACGTCAAGATTTGACTAGAAATACAGGGAAACACTCTCTTATTGTCAAAGATGCACTTGAATCACTTATCAGATCAATCCTATGGGTAAAGAAAGAGCTTGGAGGTGGCACGGTAGATCCAGAAACAAAGATTGAAATAGACCTTGGAGATAGCTTCATTACTGATAGTGCATCTGAAAGGGCTCAAGACATGCAGGATGTAAGGGAAGGTATTATGAATAAATGGGAGTATAGAGCTAAGTGGTATGGAGAAAGTGACGACACTGCAAAAGCTAATATTCCTGAAAGTAGTTATGAAGAGGATCCATTCGGGTTTAATCAAAAATAAAGCAGCTGATAGTTAAGGAGGATGTATGCTTACACCGGAATTCTTACATGAAGCACCAGAAGGATTGCTTGAACTATATAGAGAAACAGAGGAAGCAATATTAGCCGACATGGCAAGGCGTATATCCACATATGATTTCTATATCCCTGCTGCACAATGGCAGAAGAGGAAACTCGAAGCTATGGGTATGTTTGAGGCAGAGATAAACAGGAGACTGTCTCAGCTTACAGGTAGAAGCATTCAAGAAATCAAGGAACTCATGAAAGAAGCAGGGATGGAAACAATAGCTAATGATGATCGGATTCATACAATTGCAGGAAAGAAATGCCCACCACTGGAAGCTAGTCCATCTCTGATAGCTGTAATGAATTCCGGATATAGACGAACGGCAAAAGCTTTTCGCAATCTCACGAGAAGTACTGCAGCTAATGCATCCAAACAGTTTAGCAAGATACTTGACCAAGCATATATGCAAGTAATATCCGGAGCATTTGATACAGAAACAGCCATAAGAAATGCAATCAAGGCATTAGCTGAAAAAGGGATTGAGTCAGTAAGGTATCCTTCGGGGCGTGTGGACAATATAGAAGTGGCAGCTAGAAGAGCTATTGTGACCGGTATTAATCAGACAGCTGGAGATATGCAGCTTGCAAGAGCGGAAGATGTGGATAGCGAATACGTGGAAACGACAGCACATGCCGGAGCGCGTCCTGAACATGAGGTGTGGCAAGGCAAGGTGTTTAAACTACATGGTAAGGAACCGGGATACCCTAACTTCTATGAAGCTACAGGGTACGGAACAGGACCAGGGTTATGCGGATATAATTGCAGGCACAATTTCCATCCGTTCTATCCTGGATTATCAACTCCTGCTTATAGCGATCAGATGTTGGCCGAATATGTAGCTAAGGATTACTTATACAATGGCAAGAAATATACAGAGTATGAAGTATCTCAGATGCAGAGGTATTACGAAAGAGCTCGGAGGAGATGGAAACGAGAATACCTAATGCAAGAAGCTGCAGGGCTTGATACAACAGAATCCAGTGTAAAGATGCGATCATATATGGAAAAATTGAAGAACCTGGAAGATCAGACAGGCATGCCATCACAGCATGACCGTATGATAGTAGCAGGTTTTGGAAAAGGTGAAGCCGGTAAATCTCAATGGGAAGCGAGGAAATATTACCAGTGGTTTCGTAAAGCTTATTCTCTTGAAGGTCAAGGAATGAGAAAAACACTTGCAAGCTATTACGACATGAAGTACAATAACCCTCCTGAGTACAAGTTATTCAAAAAATATGTGTTATCTGTTAATAAAGCTGAGTTTTCCCCACTAACTGGGTTTCTTGTATATAGAGAAACAGCGCGTCAGATTGAAGAGCAGATTATGGGGCTAAAGACGCCACAGAATATCGAGATTATGGATTATTCCTCTCATTTTGTCGGCAGAATGATTGGGCGTTCTGCTTTGGATAGAGAATATAATAGAGCAGGTGTTAGTGTTGAGCAATTAAAAGCTTGTATTACTAATGGAAAAGAGAAAAAGTCCGAACGTCATAAAGACACTATAGTGTTGATAGGCTCAGGATGCCAAGTTACATATAATCCTAAAACTGGTATGCTTGTACAAACTAACAGAAAGGATAGAGGGATATGATTGTTGTAGAAATAAGCGGTGAAGAACAAGAGTTTTTAAAACCATATGTAGAGGAATGGTCTGAGCTAGCAGCAATTAAATTGGAACGTACTGATATTAGGAAATACCTTGATGCTCTTGATGACATGATTCTATGCTATGGTTTTGATAAAAAGATGGAGTTCTATAACGAGATTGGGGAAGGTGCACAATTGATATATGATCGCGTTTTAGATGCATGTGATGATTATGATGATAGAAAAGGTGGAGGGGAATAATGAATACGCTTGAAACAGCATACAAGATTCTGAAAAATTTAGAATCTGCAAAAGATGTTGAATACATGGGCACACTTATTAGTCCTGAACACTTAAATGTATCGGATGAAGAGTGGCTTATGGTCATGAGAAATCTTATTGAAGAGGGTTATGTTCGAGGTGTTGAGATAAGCAAGAATGTGCTCGGAGAAACAAAGGTTGATATTGAAGAGGCTAGGATTACATTGAAGGGAGCGCAGTACCTTCATGAAAACAGCTCAATGCAAAAATTCATGAGGATAGCAACTAATGTAATAACAATAGGTTCAAGTATTAAGTAATAATTAGATTTTTAAAGCAGGCCAATCGGTCTGCTTTTTGCATGCAAAGAAAAGGAGTGACAATGGAATCTTTAGAATTAAAAGACGAGGTAAATATACTTGGAACAGAATATAGCATCAAGAGGCAAAAGGGAAAAGAAACTGCCAAGCTAGAAAATGCAGATGGCATATGTGAATTTTATTCAAAGGAGATTGTAATTGATGACTTTGAACCAACTTCGGAAACAGTTGCTAATCCCAATTTATATAAAAAGAAGGTGTTAAGACATGAGATTGTGCATGCCTTTCTATATGAATCTGGGCTTGATGTAAGTTCAGAATGGGCAAGAAACGAAGAGATAGTTGACTGGATAGCACTTCAAGCTCCTAAACTACAAAAAGCATTTGAAGAGGCAGGGTGCTTATAACATCAGATAAATTGCAGAGGGTGCGCACCTCTGTTTTTTATATTCGCCCAGTCAAGGCGTAAAACTGACGGAATTTTATTACTCGCCTGCTCATCGGCGTAAAATGTGAGCCGCATCGGCGTCGCCTGCCGTAAAAGATGGCGTAGCGGATAAAAGAATGGAGGACACAATGAAAAGAGAAGAGATCGAGAAAGTTTTGAAGGAAGCTGGAGTATCTGATGAAAAGCTGAAAGATACCGTCGAAAACATCCTTGCAGAAAATGGCAAAGACATTAAAGCAGCACAGGACAAGACAGCACAGGACAAACAGAAAGAACTTGATACAGCTGAACAGACTATCAAGGGTCTGAAAGAGAAGGTCGATAAGTTCGATGGGGTCGATGTTGACAAGCTGCGTAATGATGCCAAAGAGCTACAGGATAAGTATGATGCTGATATTGCAGCAGAGAAAAAGAAGACTAGCGACCTACAAAAGGAATACGCCTTAAAGGATGCACTAAGAGGTCAAGGTGCACTGGATCCTGATTACATCGTGTATAAGCATGGTGGCATCGATAAGTTTGCTTTTGATAGCCAGGGTAATCCTATAGGTCTATCTGACATCCTAAAGCCAATGATGGAAGCATCACCGGCATTGTTTAAAAAGGATGATGGCGACGATGGTGCAACTGGCGGAGCAGGTGGATTCTCAAGTGGCGGAAATCACGGAGGCGGGACAGAACCTGATCTCGACAAACTATCGGATGAAGAGTATTACAAAAGACTCGAAGAAAAAGAAAGGAAGTAAGAATTATGCCAAACAATTTTCTTGAAGTAAAAAATATCGCAAGACAGACACTGCCTAGACTAATGAACAATCTAGTGTTCCCTAACCTAGTGCACAGAGATTTCTCAAATGATTTTGTTCCAGGACTTGGAACCAAGATTCAGGTTAAGAAGCCGGTAAAACTCATTGCAGAGGAATTCAATGAGTCACAGGGAGTTAAGCCACAGGGAATCAATGAGGAATCTGTAGAGGTTAAGCTAGATAAGCTAGCTACAGTAGATGTGGAGTTTAGCGCAATACAGAGAGCTACTAACGTAGATGACCTAAACAGACTATTCCTTGAACCAGCGGCAGTCGCTCTGGCAGAGAAGATTAACAATGATGGACTAGATCTATATAAGTTCATTCCTACAGCTGTAGGAAAGGCAGGTACGACACCATCTGAACTAACGGATCTTGCAAATGTAAGAAAGCAGCTTAATAAGCAGCTCGTGCCAGTTGCTGGAAGAGTTGGAGTGTGGGACACCGAAGCTGATGCTGCATTCTCAACTGTACCAGCAATCGTTAATGCTGAGAAGTCAGGATCTACCAGTGCTCTCAGAGAAGGATCAATCGGTAGAGTAATGGGCCTTGATAACTACATGTCCCAGGCTGTGAGAAAGCATACTTCAGGTACGCTTAAGGTTACTGGGGATAAAATCACCGTTAAATCTCAGGTTGAAGATTCCGATGAAGTTGTTCTTAAAGGAACAGGCATGACTGGAAACCTTGTAAAAGGAGACATTATCACTATTGTGGGTAATCAGTATTTAGTCACAGAGGATACATCAGCTTCTGGAGATGAAATCCATGTTAATGTAACACCAAAGATCACAGCAAATGCAGATGTGCAGGCAGTGCTGCTCAAGAGCCACACTGCAAACCTTGCATTTAATCCTATGGCTTTTGCG
Coding sequences within it:
- a CDS encoding phage portal protein, encoding MNINTVIDYLNKKYDIKLDSSYYQNISIWRDWWMGYYAPFHTFAEVGLDGKKKERKLYTLKMAKQVCEDWASGLLNDELHIAIDDEASETYILGEKDADEDGKEDKTPKKDIFKGVLRNNAFRQQGNRLIEKSFAFGTGAFVLRAENIKLGRNDKIIRNPDIDIRIEYLSADHIIPLSVHAGKITEVVFASEVLQLGVKMIYLETHRLVDGQYVITNEYFKAEEGSLIKQELPDGILEEMTTGGNVPLFSIVMPNIENNISPGSPLGISVFANALDNLEGVDLAYNNFNKDFKLGGKKVFMNSRIVRRNERGETITPDDVAQQLFVETGDDLIDDDGTKKFIQEHNPSLRVSENVEGVQAQLDLLSFKCGLGTKFYHFNSGTGSVQVTATEYLGGRQDLTRNTGKHSLIVKDALESLIRSILWVKKELGGGTVDPETKIEIDLGDSFITDSASERAQDMQDVREGIMNKWEYRAKWYGESDDTAKANIPESSYEEDPFGFNQK
- a CDS encoding phage minor capsid protein, whose amino-acid sequence is MLTPEFLHEAPEGLLELYRETEEAILADMARRISTYDFYIPAAQWQKRKLEAMGMFEAEINRRLSQLTGRSIQEIKELMKEAGMETIANDDRIHTIAGKKCPPLEASPSLIAVMNSGYRRTAKAFRNLTRSTAANASKQFSKILDQAYMQVISGAFDTETAIRNAIKALAEKGIESVRYPSGRVDNIEVAARRAIVTGINQTAGDMQLARAEDVDSEYVETTAHAGARPEHEVWQGKVFKLHGKEPGYPNFYEATGYGTGPGLCGYNCRHNFHPFYPGLSTPAYSDQMLAEYVAKDYLYNGKKYTEYEVSQMQRYYERARRRWKREYLMQEAAGLDTTESSVKMRSYMEKLKNLEDQTGMPSQHDRMIVAGFGKGEAGKSQWEARKYYQWFRKAYSLEGQGMRKTLASYYDMKYNNPPEYKLFKKYVLSVNKAEFSPLTGFLVYRETARQIEEQIMGLKTPQNIEIMDYSSHFVGRMIGRSALDREYNRAGVSVEQLKACITNGKEKKSERHKDTIVLIGSGCQVTYNPKTGMLVQTNRKDRGI
- a CDS encoding YjcQ family protein; translated protein: MNTLETAYKILKNLESAKDVEYMGTLISPEHLNVSDEEWLMVMRNLIEEGYVRGVEISKNVLGETKVDIEEARITLKGAQYLHENSSMQKFMRIATNVITIGSSIK
- a CDS encoding phage scaffolding protein, producing MKREEIEKVLKEAGVSDEKLKDTVENILAENGKDIKAAQDKTAQDKQKELDTAEQTIKGLKEKVDKFDGVDVDKLRNDAKELQDKYDADIAAEKKKTSDLQKEYALKDALRGQGALDPDYIVYKHGGIDKFAFDSQGNPIGLSDILKPMMEASPALFKKDDGDDGATGGAGGFSSGGNHGGGTEPDLDKLSDEEYYKRLEEKERK
- a CDS encoding P22 phage major capsid protein family protein encodes the protein MPNNFLEVKNIARQTLPRLMNNLVFPNLVHRDFSNDFVPGLGTKIQVKKPVKLIAEEFNESQGVKPQGINEESVEVKLDKLATVDVEFSAIQRATNVDDLNRLFLEPAAVALAEKINNDGLDLYKFIPTAVGKAGTTPSELTDLANVRKQLNKQLVPVAGRVGVWDTEADAAFSTVPAIVNAEKSGSTSALREGSIGRVMGLDNYMSQAVRKHTSGTLKVTGDKITVKSQVEDSDEVVLKGTGMTGNLVKGDIITIVGNQYLVTEDTSASGDEIHVNVTPKITANADVQAVLLKSHTANLAFNPMAFAYVTRPLQAPAGVESYVTSHNGISLRVVRGYDMTKKKEMLSMDVLYGYTAIYPELATRVLG